The proteins below come from a single Streptomyces sp. M92 genomic window:
- a CDS encoding SCO5918 family protein: protein MRCVIARYPFDLTKDGVVESMKGVTPEPVTGESVTVGRRRYPVKQVGEVITRQDRRDFSAGEVTRAMTRLGFTCHAAPGATPAPAPTATPVETASALLGGTTPLDG, encoded by the coding sequence ATGCGCTGTGTCATCGCCCGGTACCCGTTCGACCTCACCAAGGACGGGGTGGTGGAGTCGATGAAGGGCGTGACGCCGGAACCCGTCACGGGTGAGTCGGTGACCGTCGGCCGCCGCCGGTACCCCGTCAAGCAGGTCGGCGAGGTCATCACCCGGCAGGACCGCCGCGACTTCTCCGCCGGCGAGGTCACCCGGGCCATGACCCGCCTGGGCTTCACCTGCCACGCCGCGCCCGGCGCCACGCCCGCGCCGGCGCCCACCGCCACACCGGTCGAGACGGCGTCGGCGCTGCTCGGCGGCACCACGCCACTGGACGGGTGA
- a CDS encoding DEAD/DEAH box helicase — protein MNRVRTNDRRRSGGGPRRSQAPGRRPAAPQGEFALPKTVTPALPAVDTFAELDMPARMLAALGDEGVTAPFPIQAATLPNSLAGRDVLGRGRTGSGKTLAFGLAMLARTAGRRAESKRPLALVLVPTRELAQQVTDALAPYARAVGLRSATVVGGMSIGRQAGALRAGAEVVVATPGRLKDLIDRGDCRLDDVTITVLDEADQMTDMGFMPQVTALLDQVRPDGQRMLFSATLDRNVDRLVRRYLTDPVVHSVDPSAGAVTTMEHHVLHVHEEDKQRATVEIAARDGRVIMFLDTKHRVDRLVKQLLKSGVRAAGLHGGKSQPQRTRTLAQFKDGHVTALVATNVAARGIHVDNLDLVVNVDPPSDHKDYLHRGGRTARAGESGSVVTLVTPDQRREMTRLMSLAGITPLVTPVRSGEAELSRITGAQAPSGVPVVITAPVVERPRRAAAGGGSSSRRRRGGGGQGRTGQERSGQSGAGQPGTGQSRTRQENTGQGRTRQEGPGRRRGAPGAQGRPAGDAPRRGPRRRSSGGASA, from the coding sequence ATGAACCGCGTACGCACCAATGACCGCCGACGCTCCGGTGGCGGCCCCCGCCGCTCGCAGGCCCCCGGCCGCAGGCCCGCCGCCCCGCAGGGGGAGTTCGCGCTGCCCAAGACGGTCACGCCCGCGCTGCCCGCCGTCGACACCTTCGCCGAACTCGACATGCCGGCCCGGATGCTGGCCGCGCTCGGCGACGAGGGGGTGACCGCGCCTTTCCCGATCCAGGCGGCGACCCTGCCGAACTCCCTGGCCGGGCGTGACGTGCTGGGCCGCGGCCGCACGGGTTCGGGCAAGACGCTCGCCTTCGGTCTGGCCATGCTGGCCCGCACGGCGGGCCGGCGCGCCGAGTCCAAGCGCCCGCTCGCGCTCGTCCTCGTCCCCACCCGGGAGCTCGCCCAGCAGGTCACCGACGCGCTGGCGCCGTACGCCCGTGCGGTGGGCCTGCGCTCGGCGACTGTCGTCGGCGGCATGTCGATCGGCCGGCAGGCCGGCGCCCTGCGAGCCGGCGCGGAGGTCGTCGTCGCGACGCCCGGACGGCTCAAGGACCTCATCGACCGGGGCGACTGCCGGCTGGACGACGTCACGATCACCGTCCTCGACGAGGCCGACCAGATGACCGACATGGGCTTCATGCCGCAGGTCACCGCCCTGCTCGACCAGGTGCGGCCGGACGGGCAGCGGATGCTGTTCTCGGCCACCCTGGACCGCAACGTCGACCGGCTGGTCCGCCGCTACCTGACCGACCCGGTGGTCCACTCCGTCGACCCGTCGGCCGGTGCCGTGACCACGATGGAGCACCACGTGCTGCACGTGCACGAGGAGGACAAGCAGCGCGCGACCGTCGAGATCGCGGCCCGCGACGGCCGGGTGATCATGTTCCTGGACACCAAGCACCGGGTGGACCGGCTGGTGAAGCAGCTGCTGAAGAGCGGCGTCCGCGCGGCGGGGCTGCACGGCGGCAAGTCCCAGCCGCAGCGCACCCGGACGCTCGCCCAGTTCAAGGACGGGCACGTGACCGCGCTGGTGGCGACCAACGTCGCGGCCCGCGGCATCCACGTCGACAACCTCGACCTGGTCGTCAACGTCGATCCGCCCAGCGACCACAAGGACTACCTGCACCGCGGCGGCCGTACGGCCCGGGCCGGCGAGTCCGGCAGCGTCGTCACCCTGGTGACGCCGGACCAGCGGCGCGAGATGACCCGGCTCATGTCCCTGGCCGGTATCACCCCCCTGGTCACGCCGGTACGTTCGGGCGAGGCGGAGCTGTCCCGCATCACCGGCGCGCAGGCACCGTCCGGAGTCCCGGTCGTGATCACCGCGCCCGTCGTGGAGCGCCCGCGTCGCGCGGCGGCCGGCGGGGGCTCCTCCTCCCGCCGGCGCCGAGGCGGCGGCGGGCAGGGCCGCACCGGCCAGGAGCGCTCCGGCCAGTCGGGCGCCGGGCAGCCGGGCACGGGGCAGAGCCGTACCCGCCAGGAGAACACCGGTCAGGGCCGCACCCGTCAGGAAGGCCCCGGCCGGCGGCGTGGCGCCCCGGGCGCCCAGGGCCGGCCCGCCGGTGACGCCCCGCGTCGCGGTCCGCGGCGCCGGTCCTCCGGTGGCGCGTCGGCATAG
- a CDS encoding cold-shock protein codes for MASGTVKWFNSEKGFGFIEQDGGGPDVFAHYSNIAAQGFRELLEGQKVTFDIAQGQKGPTAENIVVA; via the coding sequence ATGGCTTCCGGTACCGTTAAGTGGTTCAACTCGGAAAAGGGCTTCGGCTTCATCGAGCAGGACGGCGGCGGCCCCGACGTCTTCGCCCACTACTCGAACATCGCCGCCCAGGGCTTCCGTGAGCTGCTCGAGGGCCAGAAGGTGACCTTCGACATCGCGCAGGGCCAGAAGGGGCCGACCGCCGAGAACATCGTCGTCGCCTGA
- a CDS encoding VOC family protein: protein MNAIDSITLEVADPEAAARFYSAAFGLDSSRLGLRASEAPTTGFRGFTLSLVVSQPGNVDALLTAAVDAGATVLKPAAKSLWGYGGVVRAPDGTVWQLATSKKKDTGPVTRDFDELVLLLGVEDVKASKRFYAEQGLTVAKSFGGKYVEFDTGSGAVKLSLYKRGGLAKVAGVAPDGTGSHRLVLHGASRPFSDPDGFVWEAAEPSRA, encoded by the coding sequence ATGAACGCCATCGACTCCATCACCCTGGAGGTGGCCGACCCCGAGGCCGCCGCCCGTTTCTACTCCGCCGCCTTCGGACTGGACTCGTCGCGGCTGGGCCTGCGCGCCTCCGAGGCCCCCACGACCGGCTTCCGCGGTTTCACCCTCTCCCTGGTGGTCTCCCAGCCGGGCAATGTCGACGCGCTCCTCACCGCCGCGGTCGACGCCGGCGCCACCGTCCTCAAGCCCGCCGCCAAGTCGCTGTGGGGCTACGGCGGCGTGGTGCGGGCGCCCGACGGGACGGTGTGGCAGCTCGCGACGTCCAAGAAGAAGGACACCGGCCCGGTCACCAGGGACTTCGACGAGCTGGTGCTTCTGCTGGGCGTCGAGGACGTGAAGGCCAGCAAGCGGTTCTACGCCGAGCAGGGCCTCACCGTCGCCAAGAGCTTCGGCGGCAAGTACGTCGAGTTCGACACCGGCTCCGGCGCCGTCAAGCTGTCCCTGTACAAGCGCGGCGGCCTCGCCAAGGTCGCCGGTGTCGCTCCCGACGGCACCGGGTCGCACCGGCTCGTGCTCCATGGCGCCTCCCGCCCGTTCAGCGACCCCGACGGGTTCGTCTGGGAGGCGGCCGAGCCCTCCAGGGCCTGA
- a CDS encoding phosphatase PAP2 family protein, which produces MAGVAALAFLVVLEIAARRYGERGPLTNQAREAVFAPASGPLLYAGLALTMVVLTWRQRFLAAGAAVGVDLVFALVRWAAGATVTEGHSFGNGALWAILGCAAVAVTRRTGPDRALLLKGVGLGLLLVAGRKTGDAWLLITSKTRPDVLDEYVATADRALGNPSWVMGRLVEATEPVGPHILDWVYAQLAVAAAVAALYQLRNVAAERRFPRHHLVRTFLLIGLLGPAVYMVFPVVGPVFLYGTGAFGTGGEEWAVADIWPNALPPLAPPHPVTYDGVTPRNCMPSLHTAWAVTIFIHTRRSPRLLRYAGTFWLVATLTATLGFGYHYGIDLVAGVVFAVTIEAALRSYDRGWDRSGVRLVAHGTVVFAAVLASSRYLSLEMAHHPWVFGPLLLLAMASVVHGYVRTARKWEPKAAAVPRQAEAPPEAPRLEPALSPLAQPAPHAKSYTDHSATGR; this is translated from the coding sequence GTGGCGGGTGTGGCGGCCCTCGCGTTCCTCGTCGTGCTGGAGATCGCCGCGCGTCGCTACGGCGAGCGGGGCCCGCTCACCAACCAGGCGAGAGAGGCCGTGTTCGCCCCCGCGTCGGGGCCGCTGCTGTACGCCGGCCTGGCGTTGACGATGGTGGTGCTCACCTGGCGGCAGCGGTTCCTCGCGGCCGGCGCCGCGGTCGGTGTCGACCTCGTCTTCGCGCTGGTGCGGTGGGCGGCCGGGGCGACGGTGACCGAGGGGCACTCGTTCGGCAACGGCGCGCTGTGGGCGATCCTCGGCTGCGCGGCCGTCGCCGTCACGCGCCGCACCGGCCCGGACCGGGCCCTGCTGCTGAAGGGCGTCGGCCTGGGCCTGCTGCTGGTGGCCGGACGCAAGACGGGCGACGCCTGGCTGCTGATCACCTCCAAGACCCGCCCGGACGTCCTCGACGAGTACGTGGCGACCGCCGACCGCGCGCTCGGCAACCCGTCGTGGGTGATGGGCCGCCTGGTCGAGGCCACCGAACCGGTCGGGCCGCACATCCTGGACTGGGTCTACGCCCAGCTCGCGGTGGCCGCGGCCGTGGCCGCGCTCTACCAGCTGCGCAACGTGGCCGCCGAGCGCCGCTTCCCCCGGCACCACCTGGTGCGCACCTTCCTGCTGATCGGCCTGCTGGGACCGGCCGTCTACATGGTCTTCCCCGTGGTCGGGCCCGTCTTCCTCTACGGCACGGGCGCCTTCGGCACCGGCGGCGAGGAATGGGCCGTCGCCGACATCTGGCCCAACGCCCTGCCCCCGCTCGCCCCGCCCCACCCGGTGACGTACGACGGGGTCACACCCCGCAACTGCATGCCCAGCCTGCACACGGCCTGGGCGGTCACGATCTTCATCCACACCCGCCGGAGCCCGCGCCTCCTGCGCTACGCAGGAACGTTTTGGCTGGTCGCCACGCTCACCGCGACCCTCGGCTTCGGCTACCACTACGGTATCGACCTCGTCGCCGGCGTGGTGTTCGCGGTCACCATCGAGGCGGCACTGCGCTCGTACGACCGGGGCTGGGACCGGTCGGGGGTCCGGCTGGTCGCTCACGGCACGGTCGTCTTCGCTGCGGTCCTGGCGTCGTCCCGCTACCTGTCCCTGGAGATGGCCCACCACCCGTGGGTGTTCGGACCGCTCCTCCTGCTCGCCATGGCCTCGGTGGTCCACGGCTACGTGCGGACCGCCAGGAAGTGGGAGCCGAAGGCGGCGGCCGTGCCCCGGCAGGCGGAGGCACCACCGGAGGCACCACGGCTCGAACCGGCCCTGAGCCCGCTCGCTCAGCCGGCGCCGCACGCGAAGTCGTACACGGACCACTCGGCGACCGGGCGGTAA
- a CDS encoding GNAT family N-acetyltransferase produces MRTDDWRLTEDVDAFMARAGDFLRSRPGLHIAALTAIARLRARGAAAYGPGAPLFGRLVEGGEVRAVFHRLPSLGLAPTPLAPGQADALAAHLADLGHRLPYVSAEDRTATAFAEAWQRRTGATPTPRVRLRLHRLGTLTPPDPLPAGRGRAVGEEDQEHLIRWCAEFAADVREAVTVDAGSWAGTRFADKRYTYWERPDGTPVSMAGANPMVAGVIQVDPVYTPARLRGHGYAGAVTAEVSRAARAAGAREVVLYTNAANPTSNALYQRLGYRPVAEWSVYDFACGAG; encoded by the coding sequence ATGCGAACGGACGACTGGCGGCTCACCGAGGACGTCGACGCCTTCATGGCCCGCGCCGGGGACTTCCTGCGCTCGCGCCCCGGCCTGCACATCGCGGCGCTGACGGCGATCGCGAGGCTGCGGGCGCGCGGGGCGGCCGCGTACGGGCCCGGGGCACCCCTCTTCGGTCGGCTGGTGGAAGGCGGTGAGGTCCGCGCCGTCTTCCACCGCCTCCCGTCCCTCGGGCTGGCCCCGACCCCCCTGGCCCCGGGCCAGGCCGACGCCCTCGCCGCGCACCTGGCGGACCTCGGCCACCGGCTCCCCTACGTCAGCGCCGAGGACCGCACCGCCACCGCCTTCGCCGAGGCGTGGCAGCGCCGCACGGGGGCGACGCCCACGCCGCGCGTACGGCTCCGCCTGCACCGCCTCGGCACGCTCACCCCGCCGGACCCGCTCCCGGCGGGCCGGGGCCGGGCCGTGGGCGAGGAGGACCAAGAGCACCTCATCCGCTGGTGCGCCGAGTTCGCGGCGGACGTGCGGGAGGCCGTCACGGTCGACGCCGGCTCCTGGGCCGGCACCCGGTTCGCCGACAAGCGCTACACCTACTGGGAGCGTCCGGACGGCACGCCCGTCTCCATGGCCGGCGCCAACCCGATGGTCGCCGGGGTGATCCAGGTGGACCCCGTCTACACCCCGGCCCGCCTGCGCGGCCACGGCTACGCGGGTGCCGTGACCGCCGAGGTGAGCCGGGCCGCGCGGGCCGCCGGCGCCCGGGAGGTCGTGCTGTACACGAACGCGGCCAACCCGACCAGCAACGCCCTGTACCAGCGCCTCGGTTACCGCCCGGTCGCCGAGTGGTCCGTGTACGACTTCGCGTGCGGCGCCGGCTGA
- a CDS encoding TerD family protein yields the protein MITLTKEDGPADLDGVTHLSIGVSWDPTAGSSGGVLGKLRRKTGTDLDLIAVAMQGGDPVRLAGLDSLDPMGNGSLLHSGDNQTGHGDGDDETVTVEFARLPAPITSVVFVAAAYKKGSAFQKARNISFKVYDATGGSTQQVADIWPSLLSQDNACAVAKAVRVDGAWKLEVVNETGKVKQGDEHALMRFAVSK from the coding sequence ATGATCACGCTGACGAAGGAAGACGGCCCCGCGGACCTGGACGGGGTGACCCACCTGTCCATCGGCGTCTCCTGGGACCCGACCGCCGGCAGCAGCGGCGGGGTGCTCGGCAAGCTCCGCCGCAAGACCGGCACCGACCTCGACCTGATCGCCGTCGCCATGCAGGGCGGCGACCCGGTACGCCTGGCCGGCCTCGACTCCCTCGACCCCATGGGCAACGGCTCGCTCCTGCACAGCGGCGACAACCAGACCGGGCACGGGGACGGCGACGACGAGACGGTGACCGTCGAGTTCGCCCGGCTCCCCGCCCCCATCACGTCCGTCGTGTTCGTCGCCGCCGCGTACAAGAAGGGCAGCGCCTTCCAGAAGGCCCGCAACATCAGCTTCAAGGTCTACGACGCGACCGGCGGCAGCACCCAGCAGGTCGCCGACATCTGGCCCAGCCTGCTCAGCCAGGACAACGCCTGCGCCGTGGCCAAGGCCGTGCGGGTGGACGGCGCCTGGAAGCTGGAGGTCGTCAACGAGACGGGGAAGGTCAAGCAGGGCGACGAGCACGCGCTGATGCGGTTCGCCGTCAGCAAGTAG
- a CDS encoding TerD family protein: MGVSLAKGGNVSLSKEAPGLTAVLVGLGWDVRTTTGTDYDLDASALLLDASGKVPTDGHFVFYNNLTSPDGSVEHTGDNLTGEGEGDDEAVKVDLAAVPAGVDRIVFPVSIHDAHNRGQSFGQVRNAFIRVVNQADGREIARYDLSEDASTETAMVFGELYRHGAEWKFRAVGQGYASGLAGIAADFGVNV, translated from the coding sequence ATGGGAGTGTCCCTGGCCAAGGGCGGCAACGTCTCGCTGAGCAAGGAGGCCCCCGGCCTGACCGCCGTACTGGTCGGCCTGGGCTGGGACGTGCGCACCACGACCGGCACCGACTACGACCTGGACGCCTCGGCGCTGCTCCTCGACGCCTCCGGCAAGGTCCCGACGGACGGTCACTTCGTCTTCTACAACAACCTCACCAGCCCGGACGGTTCGGTCGAGCACACCGGCGACAACCTCACCGGCGAGGGCGAGGGTGACGACGAGGCCGTCAAGGTGGACCTCGCCGCCGTCCCCGCCGGGGTCGACCGGATCGTCTTCCCGGTCTCCATCCACGACGCGCACAACCGCGGCCAGAGCTTCGGACAGGTCCGCAACGCCTTCATCCGCGTCGTCAACCAGGCCGACGGCCGGGAGATCGCCCGCTACGACCTCTCCGAGGACGCCTCGACCGAGACCGCGATGGTCTTCGGCGAGCTCTACCGGCACGGCGCGGAGTGGAAGTTCCGGGCGGTCGGGCAGGGCTACGCCTCGGGACTGGCCGGCATCGCCGCCGACTTCGGCGTCAACGTCTGA
- a CDS encoding GlsB/YeaQ/YmgE family stress response membrane protein, with protein sequence MGVIAWLVLGLLAGAIAKAILPGRDPGGCVGTTVIGIAGAFLGGWLSAEFLDRPVRREFFDAATWGSAVVGALVLLIGYRLLFGNSRR encoded by the coding sequence ATGGGTGTCATCGCCTGGCTGGTGCTGGGACTGCTCGCCGGAGCGATCGCCAAGGCGATCCTGCCCGGACGGGATCCCGGTGGTTGCGTCGGCACGACGGTCATCGGCATCGCCGGTGCCTTCCTCGGCGGCTGGCTGTCGGCCGAGTTCCTCGACCGGCCGGTGCGGCGGGAGTTCTTCGACGCCGCGACGTGGGGATCGGCCGTGGTCGGCGCCCTCGTGCTGCTGATCGGCTACCGCCTGCTGTTCGGCAACTCCCGGCGCTGA
- a CDS encoding ABC transporter substrate-binding protein codes for MNTPASPAPRPGPRRSPGSTVRIGVLVPLTRPGWTEAGRHLLAGLELAVAEANGTGGIGGRPLELVVRDTAADPRRATAAVDELAGLGVAALAGEYHSVVARAAAAGAEAAGLPFLCSSAVLDALTDRPAESVARLPPPQSYGWRIYADFLLGAGHTRIAVAAEPSVYWESGTRILREHLAPHGATVTALDARALPPAAVCDELAADGATALLLLTGFPDPAVPLVRSVRRDRRLAGLLIGAPAGQPEFTEWAELLGDDGAGVPFLRYLPERLGPLGARVGAALRERLAEAPSFVAFEGYDTVTVLAAMLRAHGPDRARLTASWPHTAVDGTRGRLRFTRTPGSGVWQWAGPPVQVVDRDSAVPGRFRVLHTVG; via the coding sequence ATGAACACTCCAGCATCACCAGCACCCCGCCCCGGGCCGCGGCGCTCCCCCGGTTCCACCGTCCGGATCGGCGTCCTCGTACCGCTGACCCGGCCCGGCTGGACCGAGGCGGGCCGGCACCTGCTGGCCGGACTCGAACTGGCCGTCGCCGAGGCCAACGGCACCGGGGGGATCGGCGGGCGGCCACTGGAGCTGGTGGTCCGGGACACCGCCGCCGATCCGCGGCGGGCGACCGCGGCCGTGGACGAGCTGGCCGGTCTCGGCGTGGCCGCCCTCGCCGGGGAGTACCACAGCGTCGTCGCCCGCGCCGCCGCCGCCGGGGCCGAGGCCGCAGGCCTGCCGTTCCTCTGTTCGTCGGCCGTGCTCGACGCGCTCACCGACCGGCCGGCCGAATCGGTCGCGCGGCTCCCCCCGCCGCAGTCGTACGGCTGGCGGATCTACGCGGACTTCCTGCTCGGCGCGGGCCACACCCGTATCGCCGTGGCGGCCGAACCGAGCGTGTACTGGGAGTCGGGGACCCGCATCCTCCGCGAGCACCTCGCCCCGCACGGCGCCACCGTGACCGCACTCGACGCCCGCGCGCTCCCGCCCGCCGCCGTGTGCGACGAACTCGCCGCCGACGGCGCCACCGCCCTGCTCCTGCTCACCGGCTTCCCGGACCCGGCCGTGCCGCTCGTCAGGTCGGTCCGCCGCGACCGGCGCCTCGCCGGGCTCCTGATCGGCGCCCCGGCCGGACAGCCGGAGTTCACCGAGTGGGCGGAGCTGCTGGGCGACGACGGCGCCGGCGTCCCCTTCCTGCGGTACCTGCCCGAGCGGCTCGGGCCGCTCGGGGCGCGCGTCGGGGCGGCCCTGCGGGAGCGGCTGGCCGAGGCGCCCTCCTTCGTCGCCTTCGAGGGCTACGACACCGTCACGGTCCTCGCCGCCATGCTGCGCGCCCACGGCCCCGACCGGGCGCGCCTCACCGCCTCCTGGCCGCACACCGCGGTCGACGGCACCCGCGGCCGGCTCAGGTTCACCCGCACGCCCGGCAGCGGTGTGTGGCAGTGGGCCGGGCCCCCCGTCCAGGTCGTCGACCGGGACTCTGCGGTGCCCGGCCGCTTCCGGGTGCTGCACACGGTCGGCTGA
- a CDS encoding cation:proton antiporter codes for MTHPGTLILIMAAAVLAPLLVHLAGRRVRVPLVIFEIALGIVIGPQVLGWARPGEVVDTLADLGLSMLIFLAGYEIEFAAVRGDTLRRALWAWPVSLLLGIGAGFLFSGGEVFEAFVVGTALTSTALGTVLPMLRDRGELRGRFGTVVSAFGAVGEFGPVVAMALLLSGRRPAESAALLVAFGVVTAGAVFWALRPRPRWFGELTERTLHSSGQFAVRFVMLLLACMLGLAEVFGLDVLLGAFAAGVLTRLVLRRAVPEAGDEVLGKVEAMGFGFLVPLFYVVTGIEFDLDALLHDPVALLLVPAFLVLFVLVRGGPVYLLAPKDLHGADRTALALFASTCLPLVVAITTIGVDQELLGSDRAAALVGAAMISVLVLPLLAARARARTARGGAGPGERRPSRPAWGTADDSEAW; via the coding sequence ATGACCCACCCCGGCACCCTGATCCTGATCATGGCGGCCGCCGTCCTGGCTCCCCTGCTCGTGCACCTCGCGGGGCGCCGGGTCCGCGTTCCCCTGGTCATCTTCGAGATCGCCCTCGGTATCGTCATCGGTCCGCAGGTGCTGGGCTGGGCGCGTCCCGGCGAGGTCGTCGACACGCTCGCCGACCTCGGGCTGTCGATGCTGATCTTCCTGGCCGGCTACGAGATCGAGTTCGCCGCGGTCCGGGGCGACACCCTGCGCCGGGCGCTGTGGGCGTGGCCGGTCTCGCTCCTGCTCGGCATCGGTGCGGGCTTCCTGTTCAGCGGCGGCGAGGTGTTCGAGGCGTTCGTCGTCGGGACCGCCCTGACCAGTACGGCGCTGGGGACCGTACTGCCGATGCTGCGGGACCGCGGGGAGCTGCGGGGCCGCTTCGGGACGGTGGTTTCGGCGTTCGGCGCGGTCGGTGAGTTCGGCCCCGTCGTGGCGATGGCGCTGCTGCTCAGCGGGCGCCGGCCGGCCGAGTCGGCGGCCCTGCTCGTCGCGTTCGGGGTGGTCACCGCCGGCGCCGTGTTCTGGGCGCTGCGTCCGCGGCCCCGGTGGTTCGGTGAGCTGACCGAGCGGACCCTGCACAGCAGCGGGCAGTTCGCGGTCCGGTTCGTCATGCTGCTGCTGGCCTGCATGCTGGGTCTCGCCGAGGTGTTCGGCCTGGACGTGCTGCTGGGCGCCTTCGCCGCCGGGGTGCTGACCCGGCTCGTGCTGCGGCGGGCCGTGCCGGAGGCCGGCGACGAGGTCCTCGGCAAGGTGGAGGCGATGGGGTTCGGGTTCCTGGTGCCGCTGTTCTACGTGGTCACCGGTATCGAGTTCGACCTCGACGCCCTGCTGCACGACCCGGTCGCCCTGCTGCTGGTGCCGGCCTTCCTGGTGCTGTTCGTCCTGGTGCGCGGCGGGCCCGTGTACCTCCTCGCCCCGAAGGACCTGCACGGCGCCGACCGGACGGCGCTGGCCCTGTTCGCCTCGACGTGCCTGCCCCTCGTCGTGGCGATCACGACCATCGGTGTGGACCAGGAGCTGCTGGGCAGCGACCGGGCGGCGGCCCTGGTCGGCGCCGCGATGATCTCCGTGCTGGTCCTCCCGCTGCTGGCGGCGCGGGCGCGGGCCCGGACGGCGCGCGGCGGGGCGGGACCGGGCGAGCGCCGCCCGTCCCGGCCCGCGTGGGGGACGGCGGACGACTCGGAGGCGTGGTGA
- a CDS encoding NfeD family protein — translation MPWFVWLLAAAALGAAEFFTLTLVLGLLAGAALVAAVVAGVGVGLLGQLVALAVAAVAGLVLVRPVALRQMARQPLTREGSDALIGKRAEVVREVTATHGLIKLSGEEWSARALDESLVIPVGALVDVMEIEGATAVVYPRELLP, via the coding sequence ATGCCGTGGTTCGTATGGCTGCTCGCCGCCGCGGCGCTGGGTGCCGCGGAGTTCTTCACCCTGACGCTGGTCCTCGGTCTGCTGGCCGGTGCCGCGCTGGTCGCCGCCGTGGTCGCCGGTGTGGGCGTCGGTCTGCTCGGGCAACTGGTGGCGCTCGCCGTGGCGGCGGTGGCGGGCCTCGTCCTGGTGCGTCCCGTCGCGCTGCGGCAGATGGCGCGGCAACCCCTCACCCGCGAGGGCAGCGACGCGCTGATAGGCAAGCGGGCCGAGGTCGTACGGGAGGTCACCGCGACCCACGGCCTGATCAAGCTCTCCGGCGAGGAATGGTCCGCCCGAGCCCTCGACGAGAGCCTGGTGATCCCGGTGGGCGCGCTGGTGGACGTGATGGAGATCGAAGGCGCCACGGCAGTGGTCTACCCCCGCGAACTCCTGCCGTGA
- a CDS encoding SPFH domain-containing protein → MDPVVIPILLAALVVVFLVASTVRIVPQARRYNVERFGRYRRTLQPGLNLVVPVADRINTKLDVREQVYSSDPRPVITEDNLVVNIDTVLYYQITDPRAAAYEVADYLQAIDQLTVTTLRNVIGSMDLEETLTSREEINSRLRAVLDDATGKWGIRVNRVEIKAIDPPHTIKEAMEKQMRAERDKRAAILHAEGERQAKILTAEGTRQKDILEAQGTQQAMILRADGEAKAVELVFQAVHRNNADPKVLAYKYLETLPHLASSDNNTFWVIPGELTEAVRTVTHAFGDQSASGGPAKPVPAEEEATADATDSADATGAAAGTGTPELGPAGRSVSLDAATAADEAGKQAAAAVDDARAEAEAAQSTQVPRRGRTSGDRAT, encoded by the coding sequence GTGGACCCAGTTGTCATCCCCATCCTCTTGGCGGCCCTCGTCGTCGTCTTCCTCGTGGCCTCCACCGTGCGGATCGTCCCGCAGGCACGCCGCTACAACGTCGAGCGCTTCGGCCGCTACCGGCGGACGCTGCAGCCCGGACTGAACCTGGTCGTGCCGGTGGCGGACCGCATCAACACCAAGCTCGACGTGCGCGAGCAGGTCTATTCGTCCGACCCCCGGCCGGTGATCACCGAGGACAACCTCGTGGTGAACATCGACACGGTGCTCTACTACCAGATCACCGACCCGCGCGCGGCGGCCTACGAGGTCGCCGACTACCTCCAGGCGATCGACCAGCTCACCGTGACGACGCTGCGCAACGTCATCGGCAGCATGGATCTGGAGGAGACCCTGACCTCCCGCGAGGAGATCAACTCCCGGCTGCGCGCCGTCCTCGACGACGCCACCGGCAAGTGGGGCATCCGCGTCAACCGCGTCGAGATCAAGGCCATCGACCCGCCGCACACCATCAAGGAGGCGATGGAGAAGCAGATGCGGGCCGAACGCGACAAGCGCGCGGCGATCCTGCACGCCGAAGGCGAGCGGCAGGCCAAGATCCTCACCGCCGAGGGCACACGGCAGAAGGACATCCTGGAGGCACAGGGCACGCAGCAGGCCATGATCCTGCGGGCGGACGGCGAGGCCAAGGCGGTGGAGCTGGTCTTCCAGGCCGTCCACCGCAACAACGCCGACCCGAAGGTGCTGGCCTACAAGTACCTGGAGACGCTCCCGCACCTGGCGAGCAGCGACAACAACACGTTCTGGGTGATCCCGGGCGAGCTGACCGAGGCGGTCCGCACCGTCACCCACGCCTTCGGCGACCAGTCGGCGTCGGGCGGCCCCGCGAAGCCGGTGCCGGCGGAGGAGGAGGCCACCGCCGACGCCACGGACTCGGCCGACGCCACCGGCGCGGCGGCCGGAACGGGAACCCCCGAGCTCGGCCCGGCGGGCCGGTCGGTCTCCCTCGACGCCGCCACGGCCGCCGACGAGGCCGGGAAGCAGGCCGCCGCCGCGGTCGACGACGCCAGGGCGGAAGCGGAGGCCGCACAGTCCACGCAGGTGCCCCGCCGGGGACGGACGTCCGGCGACCGAGCGACGTAG